A stretch of Oncorhynchus mykiss isolate Arlee chromosome 26, USDA_OmykA_1.1, whole genome shotgun sequence DNA encodes these proteins:
- the LOC110526634 gene encoding tropomyosin alpha-1 chain isoform X1, which translates to MDAIKKKMQMLKLDKENALDRAEGAEGDKKAAEDKSKQLEDDLVTLQKKLKGTEDELDKYSESLKDAQEKLELAEKKATDAEADVASLNRRIQLVEEELDRAQERLATALTKLEEAEKAADESERGMKVIENRASKDEEKMELQEIQLKEAKHIAEEADRKYEEVARKLVIIESDLERTEERAELSEGKCAELEEELKTVTNNLKSLEAQAEKYSQKEDKYEEEIKVLTDKLKEAETRAEFAERSVAKLEKTIDDLEDELYAQKLKYKAISEELDHALNDMTSI; encoded by the exons ATGGACGCCATCAAGAAGAAGATGCAGATGCTTAAACTAGACAAGGAGAATGCCCTGGACAGAGCTGAGGGAGCTGAGGGGGACAAGAAGGCAGCGGAGGACAAGAGCAAACAG CTTGAGGATGACCTGGTAACGCTGCAGAAGAAGCTGAAAGGAACAGAGGATGAGTTGGACAAGTACTCTGAGTCTCTTAAAGATGCCCAGGAGAAACTTGAACTCGCCGAGAAGAAAGCCACAGAC GCCGAGGCTGATGTAGCTTCCCTGAACAGACGTATCCAACTGGTTGAGGAGGAGTTGGATCGTGCTCAGGAGCGTCTGGCCACAGCTCTGACCAAGCTGGAGGAGGCTGAGAAGGCTGCTGATGAGAGTGAGAG AGGCATGAAGGTGATTGAAAACAGAGCATCGAAGGATGAGGAGAAGATGGAGCTGCAGGAGATCCAGCTGAAGGAGGCTAAGCACATCGCTGAGGAGGCTGACAGGAAATACGAGGAG GTCGCCCGTAAGCTGGTCATCATTGAGAGTGATCTGGAACGTACAGAGGAGCGTGCTGAGCTCTCTGAAGG CAAATGCGCTGAACTGGAGGAAGAGTTGAAGACAGTCACAAACAACCTGAAGTCTCTTGAGGCTCAGGCAGAGAAG TACTCACAGAAGGAGGACAAGTACGAGGAGGAGATCAAGGTTCTCACAGACAAGCTAAAGGAG GCTGAGACCCGTGCTGAGTTCGCTGAGAGGTCCGTGGCCAAGCTTGAGAAGACCATTGATGATCTGGAGG ATGAGTTGTATGCACAGAAGCTAAAGTACAAGGCCATCAGCGAGGAGCTGGACCACGCCCTCAACGACATGACCTCCAT TTAA
- the LOC110526634 gene encoding tropomyosin alpha-4 chain isoform X4 has product MAGLTSLEAVKRKIKALQEQADGAEDSAERRQKELGLERDARESAEADVASLNRRIQLVEEELDRAQERLATALTKLEEAEKAADESERGMKVIENRASKDEEKMELQEIQLKEAKHIAEEADRKYEEVARKLVIIESDLERTEERAELSEGKCAELEEELKTVTNNLKSLEAQAEKYSQKEDKYEEEIKVLTDKLKEAETRAEFAERSVAKLEKTIDDLEDPLYQQLEKNRLLYNELRVVLNQE; this is encoded by the exons ATGGCCGGGCTAACGTCGTTGGAAGCTGTAAAAAGGAAAATTAAAGCATTACAAGAGCAGGCTGACGGTGCAGAAGATTCGGCAGAGAGGCGGCAGAAGGAACTGGGTCTGGAGAGGGATGCGAGAGAATCC GCCGAGGCTGATGTAGCTTCCCTGAACAGACGTATCCAACTGGTTGAGGAGGAGTTGGATCGTGCTCAGGAGCGTCTGGCCACAGCTCTGACCAAGCTGGAGGAGGCTGAGAAGGCTGCTGATGAGAGTGAGAG AGGCATGAAGGTGATTGAAAACAGAGCATCGAAGGATGAGGAGAAGATGGAGCTGCAGGAGATCCAGCTGAAGGAGGCTAAGCACATCGCTGAGGAGGCTGACAGGAAATACGAGGAG GTCGCCCGTAAGCTGGTCATCATTGAGAGTGATCTGGAACGTACAGAGGAGCGTGCTGAGCTCTCTGAAGG CAAATGCGCTGAACTGGAGGAAGAGTTGAAGACAGTCACAAACAACCTGAAGTCTCTTGAGGCTCAGGCAGAGAAG TACTCACAGAAGGAGGACAAGTACGAGGAGGAGATCAAGGTTCTCACAGACAAGCTAAAGGAG GCTGAGACCCGTGCTGAGTTCGCTGAGAGGTCCGTGGCCAAGCTTGAGAAGACCATTGATGATCTGGAGG ACCCTCTGTACCAGCAGCTTGAGAAAAATCGTCTTCTTTACAATGAACTGAGAGTGGTGTTAAATCAGGAATAA
- the LOC110526634 gene encoding tropomyosin alpha-1 chain isoform X2 — protein sequence MDAIKKKMQMLKLDKENALDRAEGAEGDKKAAEDKSKQLEDDLVTLQKKLKGTEDELDKYSESLKDAQEKLELAEKKATDAEADVASLNRRIQLVEEELDRAQERLATALTKLEEAEKAADESERGMKVIENRASKDEEKMELQEIQLKEAKHIAEEADRKYEEVARKLVIIESDLERTEERAELSEGKCAELEEELKTVTNNLKSLEAQAEKYSQKEDKYEEEIKVLTDKLKEAETRAEFAERSVAKLEKTIDDLEDPLYQQLEKNRLLYNELRVVLNQE from the exons ATGGACGCCATCAAGAAGAAGATGCAGATGCTTAAACTAGACAAGGAGAATGCCCTGGACAGAGCTGAGGGAGCTGAGGGGGACAAGAAGGCAGCGGAGGACAAGAGCAAACAG CTTGAGGATGACCTGGTAACGCTGCAGAAGAAGCTGAAAGGAACAGAGGATGAGTTGGACAAGTACTCTGAGTCTCTTAAAGATGCCCAGGAGAAACTTGAACTCGCCGAGAAGAAAGCCACAGAC GCCGAGGCTGATGTAGCTTCCCTGAACAGACGTATCCAACTGGTTGAGGAGGAGTTGGATCGTGCTCAGGAGCGTCTGGCCACAGCTCTGACCAAGCTGGAGGAGGCTGAGAAGGCTGCTGATGAGAGTGAGAG AGGCATGAAGGTGATTGAAAACAGAGCATCGAAGGATGAGGAGAAGATGGAGCTGCAGGAGATCCAGCTGAAGGAGGCTAAGCACATCGCTGAGGAGGCTGACAGGAAATACGAGGAG GTCGCCCGTAAGCTGGTCATCATTGAGAGTGATCTGGAACGTACAGAGGAGCGTGCTGAGCTCTCTGAAGG CAAATGCGCTGAACTGGAGGAAGAGTTGAAGACAGTCACAAACAACCTGAAGTCTCTTGAGGCTCAGGCAGAGAAG TACTCACAGAAGGAGGACAAGTACGAGGAGGAGATCAAGGTTCTCACAGACAAGCTAAAGGAG GCTGAGACCCGTGCTGAGTTCGCTGAGAGGTCCGTGGCCAAGCTTGAGAAGACCATTGATGATCTGGAGG ACCCTCTGTACCAGCAGCTTGAGAAAAATCGTCTTCTTTACAATGAACTGAGAGTGGTGTTAAATCAGGAATAA
- the LOC110526634 gene encoding tropomyosin alpha-1 chain isoform X3 gives MAGLTSLEAVKRKIKALQEQADGAEDSAERRQKELGLERDARESAEADVASLNRRIQLVEEELDRAQERLATALTKLEEAEKAADESERGMKVIENRASKDEEKMELQEIQLKEAKHIAEEADRKYEEVARKLVIIESDLERTEERAELSEGKCAELEEELKTVTNNLKSLEAQAEKYSQKEDKYEEEIKVLTDKLKEAETRAEFAERSVAKLEKTIDDLEDELYAQKLKYKAISEELDHALNDMTSI, from the exons ATGGCCGGGCTAACGTCGTTGGAAGCTGTAAAAAGGAAAATTAAAGCATTACAAGAGCAGGCTGACGGTGCAGAAGATTCGGCAGAGAGGCGGCAGAAGGAACTGGGTCTGGAGAGGGATGCGAGAGAATCC GCCGAGGCTGATGTAGCTTCCCTGAACAGACGTATCCAACTGGTTGAGGAGGAGTTGGATCGTGCTCAGGAGCGTCTGGCCACAGCTCTGACCAAGCTGGAGGAGGCTGAGAAGGCTGCTGATGAGAGTGAGAG AGGCATGAAGGTGATTGAAAACAGAGCATCGAAGGATGAGGAGAAGATGGAGCTGCAGGAGATCCAGCTGAAGGAGGCTAAGCACATCGCTGAGGAGGCTGACAGGAAATACGAGGAG GTCGCCCGTAAGCTGGTCATCATTGAGAGTGATCTGGAACGTACAGAGGAGCGTGCTGAGCTCTCTGAAGG CAAATGCGCTGAACTGGAGGAAGAGTTGAAGACAGTCACAAACAACCTGAAGTCTCTTGAGGCTCAGGCAGAGAAG TACTCACAGAAGGAGGACAAGTACGAGGAGGAGATCAAGGTTCTCACAGACAAGCTAAAGGAG GCTGAGACCCGTGCTGAGTTCGCTGAGAGGTCCGTGGCCAAGCTTGAGAAGACCATTGATGATCTGGAGG ATGAGTTGTATGCACAGAAGCTAAAGTACAAGGCCATCAGCGAGGAGCTGGACCACGCCCTCAACGACATGACCTCCAT TTAA